CTGCGCGACGATGGCGACGATGGAGGCGACGCCCTGTCCGAGCACCATCATCACCACGTCGCGGTTGCGGATGTGTGCGAGTTCGTGGGCCAACACGCCTTCCACCTCGTCGTCGTCGAGCGTCCGCAGGAGTTCCTGACTGACGACGACGGTGCCCGCTCCCTTCCGGCCGACGGCGAAGGCGTTGGGGACGCCCATGCTCGCGATCATGAGCCGCGGTTTGTCGATGCCCATGTCCCGCGAGAGCGACTCGACCCGGCGGTGTAGGTCGGGTGCGCGCTCCTCGGGGAGGTCCTCGGCGCCGACGCTCCGGAGCGCCATCCACTTCCCGAGTTTGTACTGAACGCCGACGAAGAGGACGCTCCCGATCAGGACGAGCGCGAGCGGCCACTGGAAGACGGCCATCACGACCACTGCGGCGACCGCGTAGAACGCGAACAGGATCGATCCGACGACCGCCATCCGGGCTTTGAGTCCGAGGTGGCGCATAGCTATTGGTCCGCCGTCGAGACACTAAGGATCGGCGGTTCGGATCGAGAAGCGTCACCGTCACCGCCGAGCCTATCGATAGCCGCCAGTACGGCCGTGCTGGACGGGTGACCGGATCTGAAGGTCACGACTGGGTTACTTATGATTTCAGCTCGTTTATTGTTATATAGTAACATACTCCACGCCAGCGGACGGTGCCCACCGGATCAGTATCGGTGACGCGACCTGTACCGTCCTCGTCGACGGTTCGTTCGAGTACCCACACCCCGCGGAGTTGCTGTTCGCGACCGCTCCGGCCGACGAGCGGGATACGGCCCTCCGCGAGCACGGCATCGACCCCGACGACTGGGCGGAGACGACGCTCCCGTACCTCTGCCTCCTCGTCGACACCGGTGAGGGTACCGTCCTCGTCGACACCGGGGCGGGGACGCTGGCCCCGACGACCGGCAATCTCGTCGACGTGCTGACCGATCTCGGGACCGACCCCGGAGACGTCGACGCAGTCGTGCTATCGCACGCCCATCCGGACCACGTGGGTGGACTCGTCGAGGACGGCGATCCGGTGTTCGACGACGCGGCTCACTACATTCCGGCCGCGGAGTACGACTACTGGCTTCCGGAGCCCGACCTGAGCGACTTACAGCTGCCGGACGAGTTCCTCGACCTGATGCGGACGACGGCCGTGTCGAATCTCGAACCACTCGCGGCAGCCGACCGGTTGGAGCGTGTCGACGGCGAGCGGACGATCCATCCGGGGGTGACCGTCGTTCCGGCGCCGGGCCACACGCCGGGCCACGCGGCCGTGATGATCGAATCGCGTGGCGAGTCACTCCTCCACCTGGTCGACACGGTGATCCATCCGCTCCACGTCAGCCATCCGTCGTGGGCCGTCGGCTTCGATCACCAGCCCGACCGAGTGGCCGACACTCGCCGTGACCTACTCGGACGGGCGGCCGACGCGGACCTGGCGATGGTTGCCCATTTCCCGGCACCCGGACTGGGGCGGGTGACGCGGACGGCCGACGGATTCGCGTGGGACGCTCTGGAGTGATCGCGGCCGAAACCGGACCTCGACACGGAACCGCGACCGGGACGTATTCGAGGGACGTGAGAACCAGCCGCGCCTATCGCCCCGCCCGCCGAACCCCTCCGCAACCTGGTGAATGTCTGACGTAGCTTTATACGCCCAGGGACTCCCCATATGGCCATGAGCAACAGGGTGGAGGAGCTCGAATCCCAAGTCGCGGAACTGCAGGCCGCCGTCGACGGCCTCACCGAGGAACTCGTCGAGACGCGAGAACGGCTTCGCCAGCTGGAAGAGAACGACGGCGTCGACAACTCGCGGACGCCCGAGCGCCGCGAGTCGGCGCACGCCCAGGTGGAGCACGCGCCCGAGGACGCCGACGACGCCGCCGAGGCCGACGCCGACGACGAAACCGAAACCGACACCCAGGCCGAGGCGGAAGAGGCCGAGGACGACGGCTCCGACTCCGACGGGAACGACATCATCGTCGCCTGATCGGGGTCACCGCCCCCCATGCACATCTCAGAGCTGGTCCTGGACGACTTCAAGAGCTTCGGCCGGAAGACCCGAATCCCCTTCTACGAGGACTTCACCGTCATCACCGGCCCGAACGGCTCCGGCAAGAGCAACATCATCGACGGCGTGCTCTTCGCCCTCGGCCTCGCGCGCACCCGCGGCATCCGCGCGGAGAAGCTGACTGACCTCATCTACAACCCCGGCCACGAGGACGACGACGACCGGTCCGGCCCCCGCGAGGCCAGCGTCACCGTCGTCCTCGACAACGCCGACGGCACGCTCGACCGCTCGCAGGTGGTCAACGCCGCCGGCACCGAGGACGTGGGCGACGTGGACGAAATCGCCGTCAAGCGCCGCGTCAAGGAGACCGAGGACAACTACTACTCCTACTACTACCTCAACGGTCGCTCGGTCAACCTCTCGGACATCCGCGACCTGCTGGCACAGGCGGGCGTGACGCCCGAAGGGTACAACGTCGTCATGCAGGGCGACGTGACCGAGATCATCAACATGTCGGCCGGACAGCGGCGCACCATCATCGACGAAATCGCGGGCGTCGCGGAGTTCGACGCGAAAAAGGAGGACGCCTACGAGGAACTGGACGTCGTCGAGGAGCGCATCGACGAGGCCGACCTCCGCATCGAGGAGAAGGAAGACCGCCTCGACCAGTTGGAAGACGAACGCGAGACCGCACTGGAGTACCAGTCGCTCCGCGAGGAGAAAGAAGAGTACGAGGGCTACCTCAAGGCGGCCGAGTTGGAGGAGAAACGGACGGCGCTGGCGCGGACGAAAAAGCGCGTCGAGGCCAAAGAGCAGGAACTCGCCGACCGGCAGGCGACCCTCGATACGAAGGCCGCCGCCGTCGACGAGTTGGAGACCGACCTCGACGATCTCACCCGCGAAATCGAGCGGAAAGGCGAGGACGAACAGCTCCGAATCAAGGGCGAAATCGAGGAGATCAAGGGTGAGATCGGTCGCTTGGAGGCGACCATCGAGAACCAGGAGGAGAAAATCGAGGACGCCGAGGCGGAGCGCCGCGAAGCGTTCGTCTCCCTCGACGGCAAGACCGAGGAACTGGAGGCCCTGGAAGACGAGATTCGGTCGATCAAAGTCGAGAAGGCGTCGGTCAAAGGCGACATCGAGGAGACGGAGGCCGAACTCGCCGACGTCGAGGCGGAAATCGAGAGCGTCGACACCGAGTTCGACGAACTGAAGGAGGAACTCGCCGAGCGCAAAGCGGAGTTGGAGGAGAAAAAGACCGCGCGCAACGACGCCCAGCGCGAGAAGGACCGCCTGCTCGACGAGGCGCGCCGGCGCTCGAACCGGATCAGCGAGGCGCAGGCGGAGTTGGAGGCGGCCCACGACCGGGTGCCGGACCTGAAGGCCGACCTGTCGGACCTCCACGGCGAACTCGACCGGGCCGAGAAGAACCGCGAGAAGATCGAGTCGGCCATCGAGGAGTTGCGCGAGGAGAAGGCGGCGCTGAGCGACCGGCTCGACGACGTCGAGGACGACCTCCGCGCGAAACAGAA
This window of the Haloplanus rubicundus genome carries:
- a CDS encoding M48 family metallopeptidase; translated protein: MRHLGLKARMAVVGSILFAFYAVAAVVVMAVFQWPLALVLIGSVLFVGVQYKLGKWMALRSVGAEDLPEERAPDLHRRVESLSRDMGIDKPRLMIASMGVPNAFAVGRKGAGTVVVSQELLRTLDDDEVEGVLAHELAHIRNRDVVMMVLGQGVASIVAIVAQWAVLLTGDNDIADFFLAIVVGQITQMLVMLFVFAISRYREYVADGDAADAIGTGEPLARALEKISRGAERGESTVDDQAAALCIFDDRGGLANLLSTHPPVEKRIERLRG
- a CDS encoding MBL fold metallo-hydrolase is translated as MLFATAPADERDTALREHGIDPDDWAETTLPYLCLLVDTGEGTVLVDTGAGTLAPTTGNLVDVLTDLGTDPGDVDAVVLSHAHPDHVGGLVEDGDPVFDDAAHYIPAAEYDYWLPEPDLSDLQLPDEFLDLMRTTAVSNLEPLAAADRLERVDGERTIHPGVTVVPAPGHTPGHAAVMIESRGESLLHLVDTVIHPLHVSHPSWAVGFDHQPDRVADTRRDLLGRAADADLAMVAHFPAPGLGRVTRTADGFAWDALE
- a CDS encoding DUF7518 family protein, whose amino-acid sequence is MSNRVEELESQVAELQAAVDGLTEELVETRERLRQLEENDGVDNSRTPERRESAHAQVEHAPEDADDAAEADADDETETDTQAEAEEAEDDGSDSDGNDIIVA